The Sphingobacterium bambusae genome includes a window with the following:
- a CDS encoding DUF4435 domain-containing protein, which produces MTDSKYKFTVNTSKSGVLNIALTEGQALFVLGANGVGKSTLMHNLFAQNFNHTRRILAHRQTWFHSNAMDMTASSKKQNEAYMKSSDQNPDSRWKDEYSTIRSSISIFDLINSENIRARGIADAVDQDNLTNAKALSNAQAPLQAINELLALSNISIKITLGKDEQLFASKNGGEPYSIAELSDGERNALLICSDVLTTEPNQLIILDEPERHLHRSIISPLLSSLFQKRKDCVFVISTHDVFLPIDHSEASVLLLRSCQWDGKYIKDWDADLISEADEVPISVKREILGSKRNILFVEGEYDSLDRQIYSLIYPNVTIIPQGSCTQVERAVEGIKGTENLHWINSYGLIDADDRTEEQIKNLFDKGIVALNCYSVEALYYNLEIIKRIAKRFSDVLGQDEGILLQNATSGIIDELKKHKIRLCSRLCEKQVRNNAMSGLPNHKNIQENDYFEIKISLREIREKEEAYFDKLVSEDNLNGLISRYPIRETPVLTKITAGLGMNRDKYESAVRKLIVDDEGTREFFKVLLQPLTILIDKE; this is translated from the coding sequence ATGACAGATAGCAAATACAAATTTACAGTAAATACCTCAAAAAGTGGAGTCCTAAATATAGCATTAACGGAGGGGCAAGCACTATTTGTTCTTGGAGCGAATGGTGTTGGAAAATCCACTTTAATGCATAATCTTTTTGCACAAAATTTTAATCACACTAGAAGAATTTTAGCCCATCGACAAACTTGGTTTCATTCAAATGCTATGGATATGACCGCCTCAAGTAAAAAGCAAAATGAAGCTTATATGAAGAGTTCCGACCAAAATCCAGATTCAAGATGGAAGGATGAATATTCTACTATAAGGTCATCAATTTCTATATTTGATTTGATTAATTCAGAAAATATTAGGGCTAGAGGTATTGCTGATGCGGTTGATCAAGATAATTTGACAAATGCAAAAGCCCTTTCAAATGCTCAAGCCCCATTGCAAGCGATAAATGAACTTTTAGCGTTATCTAATATATCTATTAAGATAACTCTGGGAAAAGACGAACAATTATTTGCTTCAAAAAATGGGGGTGAACCTTACAGTATTGCAGAGCTATCCGATGGAGAAAGAAATGCCCTGTTAATATGTTCAGACGTTTTAACAACGGAACCAAATCAACTTATTATTTTGGATGAACCGGAAAGACATTTACACCGCTCAATAATTTCTCCGTTATTATCTTCTTTATTCCAAAAGAGGAAAGATTGTGTTTTCGTGATTTCTACACACGACGTATTCTTGCCAATAGACCATTCAGAGGCAAGCGTATTATTATTAAGAAGTTGCCAGTGGGATGGAAAATATATAAAAGATTGGGACGCCGATTTGATTTCTGAAGCAGATGAGGTTCCTATTTCTGTTAAACGAGAAATACTTGGCTCTAAGAGGAATATTCTATTTGTTGAAGGCGAGTATGATAGCTTGGATAGGCAAATCTATTCATTAATTTATCCAAATGTTACAATTATACCACAGGGTAGTTGTACCCAAGTTGAGCGTGCAGTTGAGGGAATAAAAGGAACGGAGAACTTACATTGGATTAACTCTTATGGTCTAATCGATGCCGATGATAGAACAGAGGAGCAAATTAAAAATTTGTTCGATAAAGGAATTGTAGCGCTAAATTGCTATTCTGTAGAGGCTCTTTATTATAATTTAGAAATAATAAAAAGAATTGCAAAAAGATTTTCAGATGTATTGGGGCAAGATGAAGGCATTCTTTTGCAAAATGCGACATCAGGAATCATTGACGAACTTAAAAAACATAAAATACGGCTTTGTTCTAGGCTTTGCGAGAAACAAGTTAGAAATAACGCAATGTCAGGATTGCCCAACCATAAAAATATTCAAGAAAACGATTATTTTGAGATTAAGATTAGTCTAAGAGAAATTCGCGAAAAGGAAGAGGCATACTTTGATAAATTAGTATCCGAAGACAATTTAAACGGTTTAATTTCGCGTTATCCAATTCGAGAAACACCTGTATTGACAAAAATTACAGCAGGGCTGGGTATGAATAGAGATAAATACGAAAGTGCTGTAAGAAAACTAATAGTTGATGATGAGGGAACAAGAGAATTTTTTAAAGTATTGCTTCAGCCTTTGACGATATTGATTGATAAAGAATGA
- a CDS encoding WGR domain-containing protein, with the protein MAKLLRQVAVSLCGSLKDNAMKMKFYILTILAFSFFSCSTDKKQTIEDSNSMLKLYKRIDNQLYYWETWDKNEKSAIVHWGIVGQTGQNREVKSGLFSDFRKAVQKEIDEKLKEGYAEFDEDNYAFLDIEYKVDGFGTEKDLDKRHRLEEKMDEVLGWTGLGHTDG; encoded by the coding sequence ATGGCTAAGCTACTTCGCCAAGTCGCTGTGTCGTTATGCGGTAGCTTAAAAGACAACGCCATGAAAATGAAATTTTACATATTGACAATTTTAGCCTTCAGCTTTTTTTCTTGTTCTACAGACAAAAAGCAGACAATAGAAGATTCAAATAGTATGCTTAAACTTTATAAACGAATTGACAACCAACTTTACTATTGGGAGACTTGGGACAAAAATGAAAAAAGCGCGATAGTTCATTGGGGAATTGTTGGACAAACTGGACAAAATAGAGAAGTTAAAAGCGGACTTTTTTCAGATTTTCGTAAAGCTGTTCAAAAAGAAATTGACGAGAAACTAAAAGAAGGTTATGCAGAATTTGACGAAGACAATTACGCATTTTTAGATATAGAATACAAGGTTGACGGCTTTGGAACTGAAAAAGACTTGGACAAGCGACACCGACTTGAAGAAAAAATGGACGAAGTTTTAGGTTGGACAGGACTTGGTCATACTGACGGTTGA